Part of the Desulfovibrio desulfuricans genome, CCATTTCAAGCGCGTGCCCGCCAAGGCCAAAGCCTGTTATGTCTGTGGCTGCGGCGATTTTGAGGTCGCGCACGACGCCTCCGGCAACACTGTTGAGGCGGGAGCACCAGCGTGTTACCTCGGCCTCGCTTTCTTCGGCTCCATCCCAGCGGGCCTTGACCGCAGTGGCGAGCACTCCCGTGCCCAGCGGTTTGGTCAGCAACAGGGTCTGGCCCGGTTTCAGGCCATCGTTGCGGGCCATGTGGGAGGGGTCTATGATGCCCGTGACCGCCAGACCGTACTTGAGTTCCTCGTCCTGCACCGTGTGGCCGCCAGCCAGCACGGCCCCGGCCTCATTCATGGCGTCAAGGCCGCCGCGCAAAATGTTTTCCAGTATGTGCTGCGGGTCGTCCTCTGCCAGAGCCTGCGGAAAAAAGGCCACGTTCATGGCGCTCCACGGCTGGCCGCCCATGGCGTAGACATCCGAAAGCGCGTTGGCGGCGGCAATGCGCCCAAAGGCAAAGGCATCGTTGACAATGGGCGCAAGAATATCCACGGTCTGCACCAGGGCGCAGCCAGGGGGAACGGTCAGCACCACGGCGTCTTCGTTCCGGGCGCGACCAGCCAGAACCCTGGCCTCAAGGTCAGGGCGCGTATCAGACGGCAGGCCGTGTAAAAGTCGCTCCAGGGCCCCTGGAGCCAGCTTGGCGGCTCAACCGGCCGCGCGGGCTTTTTCCAGCAGTTTCATGCTGCGCTCCCTGGTATTTTTGTGTTCATCCGCCAAGTATGCCTTCTTGAAGGTAAAAGGTCAAAATGTGGCATATTGACGACTGAACCATTATAATGTGCAATGCCGAACTGGTGTAACGGGTTTTGCCGTCAGCGCAGGGTGCTGAAAAAATTAAGGAGACGACCATGATTGCGCGCCGTAAATGCGATCCGCTTCTTTTTTTGCAGATGTTGGTGCTGGCCTTGGGAATGCTGTTTCCTTGGCACGCGCAGGCGGCCATGCACGATGGTTTTGTGCATGTCAGCGACAACTGCCAGAATATTATTCAGGAAATACGCTATTTTTCTTCCTATAACTTTGTTGGAGAGCGCATCAACGGATATCTTGCGCCCCAGGCAATCTTGACCGAGCCTGCGGCGAATGCTCTGTGTAAGGCCGCAACTACGGCGGAAGAGAAAGGCTATACCCTGAAAATTTATGACGCCTACCGCCCCCAGTCAGCAGTGGATCATTTTGTGCGCTGGGGCATGAACGCCGCCGACACCCGCATGAAGACGATTTTTTACCCGCAGGTGGACAAGGCGCGGGTTTTTGATCTGGGTTATGTTGCCACGCGCTCCGGGCATTCGCGCGGCAGCACGGTAGACCTCACCCTTGTTGACAGGCAGAGCGGCAAAGAGGTGGACATGGGCACCCCCTTTGACTTTTTTGGCGCGGCCTCGCACCACGGGGCCAAGGGGCTGAGCCCGCAGCAGGAGGCCAACCGGGCTGTGCTTCTGGGCCTTATGGAGAATGCCGGGTTCAAGCGCTATGAGGAAGAGTGGTGGCACTACACGCTTAAAAATGAGCCTTACACCGATACCTATTTCAATTTTCCGGTGGAATAAAATGAGGTACAGCGCATAACTACGGTAGATTTCTTCTTTTCATGCATAACCTTGCGGCGTAGCATGCTGGGCAATGTTCCTCGAAAGGATATGCCGTGAAAGTTGTCGTTTGCGCGAAGAAGGATCTTGCAGGATGTGTCGCCCTTAACAGACTGCTGGCAGCCATTGCCCCCAGGCACGATGTTTTTGTGGTTCTTTCAGATTACGTGCTGGACGCGGAGTGCAGCAATGCCTATGCGGCAAGCCTTGTGGCCCATGAGCGGAACATGGTGCTTGAGCACATTCTGCCCTGGCTGGAAGCCCGCTTTCCCGAGGGCAATGAGGCGCAGTGTCAGACCTATGCGGGCCTGAAAAAGCGTTACGGCATTGATATGGAGATGTGGGGGCCCATGCGGTCGCCAGCCTCCCGGCAAGCCATGCGCGACCTTGCGCCTGACGTTGTCATCTCCTGCCGCTACGACTATGTTATTCCCACTGAAGTTATCGATATGCCCCGGCTTGGCACCTACGGCATGCATCCCGGCGCGCTGCCTGATCTGCAAGGTTTGTGCAGCCCTTTTCGGGCGATGGAGCATGGCAATGAACGCTCTGGCTGCACGCTTTTCCACCTTGACGCAGGGCTGGATACCGGCCCCATAGTGGAGATCGGCTGGTGGCCCATCAACTATGACCGCTCCCTGCTGTGGAACTTTGTGCATACCTATTTTGCGGGTATAGACGCCCTGCTGCGCCATCTGCCGGAACTGGAGGCGGGGCGCGAGCTGACAACCCATGTGCAGAGCAGCGAAGGGCGAAAATACTTCAGCTATCCCACCGAAGACGAGTTCCGCAGGTTTATCCGGAAGGGCGGGCAAATCGTCCTGCCCGAAGATTATCATGAAGTGCTGTCATGG contains:
- the selD gene encoding selenide, water dikinase SelD, which gives rise to MKLLEKARAAGUAAKLAPGALERLLHGLPSDTRPDLEARVLAGRARNEDAVVLTVPPGCALVQTVDILAPIVNDAFAFGRIAAANALSDVYAMGGQPWSAMNVAFFPQALAEDDPQHILENILRGGLDAMNEAGAVLAGGHTVQDEELKYGLAVTGIIDPSHMARNDGLKPGQTLLLTKPLGTGVLATAVKARWDGAEESEAEVTRWCSRLNSVAGGVVRDLKIAAATDITGFGLGGHALEMALASGVTVVLNAEALPLMPRALEYARDGLIPAGSHLNRKYWACSTRVEDGVDEALTSLAFDAQTSGGLLLAVPPELVPQAREMLLAGGDLACEVGEIIAPRPDGAALVLR
- a CDS encoding M15 family metallopeptidase, with protein sequence MIARRKCDPLLFLQMLVLALGMLFPWHAQAAMHDGFVHVSDNCQNIIQEIRYFSSYNFVGERINGYLAPQAILTEPAANALCKAATTAEEKGYTLKIYDAYRPQSAVDHFVRWGMNAADTRMKTIFYPQVDKARVFDLGYVATRSGHSRGSTVDLTLVDRQSGKEVDMGTPFDFFGAASHHGAKGLSPQQEANRAVLLGLMENAGFKRYEEEWWHYTLKNEPYTDTYFNFPVE
- a CDS encoding formyltransferase family protein; this encodes MKVVVCAKKDLAGCVALNRLLAAIAPRHDVFVVLSDYVLDAECSNAYAASLVAHERNMVLEHILPWLEARFPEGNEAQCQTYAGLKKRYGIDMEMWGPMRSPASRQAMRDLAPDVVISCRYDYVIPTEVIDMPRLGTYGMHPGALPDLQGLCSPFRAMEHGNERSGCTLFHLDAGLDTGPIVEIGWWPINYDRSLLWNFVHTYFAGIDALLRHLPELEAGRELTTHVQSSEGRKYFSYPTEDEFRRFIRKGGQIVLPEDYHEVLSWFLPGGLADPAMPELRALVSSLES